From a region of the Candidatus Rhabdochlamydia porcellionis genome:
- the htpG gene encoding molecular chaperone HtpG yields MKKHGNLKIDTENILPIIKQWLYSDKEIFLRELVSNSCDAIHKCKVLKDHEELSVEDSSFRIDLTIDKEKKTLTFSDTGLGMSAEEIEKYIAQLAFSGAKEFLSKYKTEKEQDQIIGHFGLGFYSAYMVADKVNIDSLSYVPEAEPALWSCDGSSSYELGQGTRTSRGTTITLYVSSEAEEFLEETKINTLLQKYCAFLPIPIYLNGKQINAKDPLWLKSSADCTDKEYIDFYHQLYPLEPDPIFWIHLNVDYPFNLKGILYFPKITGRFDWNQNTIKLFCNRVYVSDNCKDILPDYLMVLRGAIDSPDIPLNVSRSTLQVDRTVRQLSQHISKKVSDRLLSLYNANREQFIQTWPDIEWIIKLGILQDDKWYERLKSLLIWQQTNKDWTTVEEYIERNRSSHENKIFYVSQEHSHSHILDLYQAKGMEVLYAPSPIDNHLMSFLENKLDKISFQRIDGALDETIVDKTREHILLDTEGRTEAAKIADFIRSKLQIENLEVEAKSLINDTVPALLVIDEHMRRMRETMALTKQSFNLPSKNTFVVNTNNKLVQKAYQLETKEPELAKELIHHIYELSLLSQKELAPEALSSFILRSNRVLEKMADFYP; encoded by the coding sequence ATGAAAAAACATGGTAATTTAAAAATTGATACAGAAAATATCCTACCGATCATTAAACAGTGGCTCTATTCGGACAAAGAAATTTTTCTTCGAGAGCTTGTTTCTAATAGCTGTGATGCTATTCATAAATGCAAAGTGTTAAAAGATCACGAAGAACTCTCTGTTGAAGATAGCTCCTTTCGGATTGATCTAACAATCGACAAAGAGAAAAAGACTCTGACTTTTAGCGATACTGGTCTTGGTATGAGTGCAGAAGAAATAGAAAAGTATATTGCACAGCTTGCTTTTTCGGGAGCAAAAGAATTTTTAAGCAAATATAAAACCGAAAAAGAACAAGATCAGATCATTGGACATTTTGGCCTTGGATTTTATTCCGCCTATATGGTTGCGGATAAGGTTAATATTGATTCTCTGTCTTACGTTCCAGAAGCAGAACCAGCGCTTTGGTCTTGTGATGGTTCTTCTTCTTATGAACTAGGACAAGGAACTAGGACATCTAGAGGAACTACGATTACATTATATGTGTCTTCAGAAGCAGAAGAGTTTTTAGAAGAAACAAAAATAAACACGCTTCTACAAAAATACTGTGCCTTTTTGCCGATTCCTATTTACCTAAATGGTAAGCAAATCAACGCTAAAGATCCTCTTTGGCTAAAAAGCTCTGCTGACTGCACAGATAAAGAGTATATCGATTTCTACCACCAACTCTATCCACTAGAGCCAGATCCGATCTTTTGGATTCATCTAAATGTAGATTATCCTTTTAATCTAAAAGGGATCCTTTACTTTCCTAAAATTACAGGTCGCTTTGACTGGAATCAAAATACTATTAAGCTCTTTTGTAATCGCGTATATGTATCAGACAACTGTAAAGACATTTTACCCGACTACCTTATGGTACTAAGAGGAGCTATCGACAGTCCTGATATCCCCTTAAATGTATCACGTAGCACCTTGCAAGTCGATCGTACGGTAAGACAGCTATCTCAACATATCTCTAAAAAAGTAAGCGATCGCCTCCTCTCTTTATATAACGCTAATCGCGAGCAGTTTATTCAAACATGGCCGGATATTGAGTGGATTATCAAACTGGGGATTTTACAAGATGATAAATGGTATGAGCGTCTTAAAAGCTTACTCATTTGGCAGCAAACAAACAAAGATTGGACAACAGTAGAAGAATATATAGAGCGCAATCGTTCTTCTCATGAAAATAAGATTTTCTACGTTTCTCAAGAGCATTCTCATAGCCATATTCTTGATCTATATCAAGCAAAAGGTATGGAGGTTTTATATGCCCCTTCACCGATTGATAACCATCTTATGAGTTTTTTAGAAAATAAATTAGATAAGATAAGTTTTCAAAGAATTGATGGAGCACTGGATGAAACCATAGTTGATAAAACTAGAGAGCATATTCTACTTGATACAGAAGGGCGTACAGAAGCTGCTAAAATAGCAGATTTCATCCGTTCTAAATTACAAATAGAGAATCTTGAAGTAGAAGCAAAAAGTCTGATCAATGACACAGTTCCAGCTCTTTTAGTGATTGATGAGCATATGCGAAGGATGCGTGAGACAATGGCTTTAACCAAACAATCTTTCAATTTGCCTTCCAAGAACACTTTTGTGGTAAATACTAATAATAAGCTCGTGCAAAAAGCTTATCAATTAGAAACAAAAGAACCAGAACTGGCTAAAGAACTTATCCATCATATTTATGAACTGTCTTTACTTTCTCAAAAAGAACTAGCTCCAGAGGCTCTATCGTCTTTTATTTTGCGCTCTAATCGCGTATTGGAAAAAATGGCAGATTTCTACCCTTAA
- a CDS encoding purple acid phosphatase family protein, whose amino-acid sequence MILITSILCFFCFFDFFPKTQPTVYLSWENDPATSMVIHWYTENKEDQKIKYRKQGESTWSYKQGTYVCLQCLSLRIYSVELVDLEPNTEYEFSVGEKIYRFRSLPVDLRRSLCFAVGGDVYYYLDLMRKMALQIAARAPDFVIVGGDIAYTRGSKQLLKQKDWQEKRWVTFFNTWSEIMKTPDGRLIPIIGVLGNHDVEHVGLEEEMVYKFLPEIKSFKVLDIGNNLSLFLLDTEHRYRVKAQEKWLEKELEKREKNAYKMAVYHVSGYPSVYSEEGTIPRRVRKHWHPHFDRYHLQIAFENHNHAYKRTYPLKNGEYNPDGVIYMGDGSWGVWTRTPREKWYLEKAAKANSVCLVQIDQEKAVVDALDIKGRVIDSVKIRPQGAGFAP is encoded by the coding sequence ATGATTTTAATTACCAGTATTTTATGTTTTTTTTGTTTTTTCGATTTTTTCCCAAAAACACAACCTACGGTGTATCTATCCTGGGAAAATGATCCTGCCACGAGCATGGTCATACATTGGTATACAGAAAACAAAGAAGATCAAAAGATCAAATATCGCAAGCAAGGGGAAAGCACATGGTCTTACAAGCAAGGGACTTATGTTTGTTTGCAGTGCTTATCCTTACGGATTTATTCAGTAGAACTGGTTGATCTTGAGCCTAATACAGAGTACGAGTTTAGTGTTGGTGAGAAAATCTATCGATTTCGAAGCCTGCCTGTTGATTTAAGACGCTCTCTTTGTTTTGCTGTAGGAGGAGATGTTTATTACTATTTAGATTTAATGCGTAAAATGGCTTTGCAAATCGCAGCTAGGGCTCCTGATTTTGTGATAGTTGGAGGAGATATTGCTTACACTCGTGGAAGCAAACAGTTACTTAAACAAAAAGATTGGCAGGAAAAAAGATGGGTTACTTTTTTCAATACTTGGTCGGAGATAATGAAAACTCCTGATGGACGATTAATCCCGATTATTGGTGTATTGGGGAACCATGATGTTGAGCATGTAGGCCTAGAGGAAGAAATGGTTTATAAGTTTTTACCGGAAATAAAATCTTTTAAAGTGCTAGATATCGGTAATAACCTATCTCTTTTTTTGCTTGATACTGAGCATCGGTATCGAGTTAAAGCACAGGAGAAATGGCTAGAAAAAGAGTTAGAAAAAAGAGAGAAAAACGCCTATAAAATGGCGGTCTACCACGTTTCAGGATACCCTTCTGTTTACTCTGAAGAAGGAACCATTCCAAGAAGAGTTCGAAAGCATTGGCATCCTCATTTTGATCGTTATCATCTGCAAATAGCTTTTGAAAATCACAATCATGCTTATAAGAGAACTTATCCTTTAAAGAATGGAGAATACAATCCAGATGGAGTCATATATATGGGTGATGGCTCTTGGGGTGTTTGGACACGAACTCCTAGAGAGAAATGGTATTTAGAGAAAGCAGCAAAAGCCAACTCGGTGTGTTTAGTGCAAATAGATCAAGAAAAAGCTGTAGTGGATGCTTTAGATATAAAGGGAAGGGTGATTGATTCTGTGAAAATTAGGCCTCAAGGAGCAGGATTTGCTCCTTGA
- the yajC gene encoding preprotein translocase subunit YajC — MNKTSKFTIPALCVTSSVFADTEATGGNSNLMQMLFMIGFAVIFFYFIIWRPDQKRRKQMEQMRSSIAKGDRVTVMGILGTIDKVEKDTVILSLYQGGKMEVLKNAITDIQPSIAKEKEIESTEVK, encoded by the coding sequence ATGAATAAAACATCTAAATTTACCATTCCAGCTCTTTGTGTAACAAGCTCTGTATTTGCTGATACAGAAGCTACTGGTGGTAATAGCAACTTAATGCAAATGCTATTTATGATTGGATTTGCTGTTATTTTTTTCTATTTTATTATCTGGCGCCCTGACCAAAAACGCCGTAAACAAATGGAACAAATGAGAAGCTCCATTGCTAAAGGAGATCGTGTTACTGTTATGGGAATCCTTGGTACAATAGATAAAGTAGAAAAAGATACCGTGATTTTATCCCTTTATCAAGGAGGAAAAATGGAAGTGTTGAAAAACGCCATTACCGATATTCAACCTTCTATTGCCAAAGAGAAAGAAATAGAATCTACAGAAGTTAAATAA
- the rlmD gene encoding 23S rRNA (uracil(1939)-C(5))-methyltransferase RlmD — translation MKESVCFIQRFHKKGYGTGKSPGFSKSLHVIGGVIGDELVVEIKTKQRAFIKQITYLSPYRTAPKCSHVPSCGGCSWQQVDYLFQLEQKQQRVHELFASFIKEEFPLKSILSCDQIWRYRNKMEFSFSQDRSGQQFLGLILAGSRGHVFNLQECWLVSAWFSSVVIQVRLWWKQSGLDAYRLDNTGSLRTLIVRQSLNTSDKLVMLTVSGRPEYALNKQQIQQFIQAILLTASEPERISIFLRIQQAIKGQPTQFFEMHLHGPDHMLERLNVDGKVLTFKISPTSFFQPNPKQAEKLFSSALQAIQGPKKHILDLYAGTATLSIVFAKIADRVTAIELNPHAVFDAKVNKELNHIENLEIICGDVGQKVQELKNDPGFIPPDLVIVDPPRTGLDNKTIESLLELRAQEIIYISCNPTTQANDIQLLMQKGYQLILLQPVDQFPHTVHIEIIALLRLF, via the coding sequence ATGAAAGAAAGCGTTTGTTTCATTCAAAGATTCCATAAAAAAGGCTATGGAACAGGAAAAAGTCCTGGTTTTTCAAAGTCGCTTCACGTTATAGGTGGAGTTATTGGGGATGAGTTAGTTGTTGAAATCAAAACAAAACAACGCGCTTTCATCAAACAGATTACCTACTTGTCGCCCTATAGAACAGCTCCTAAGTGTTCTCATGTTCCCTCTTGCGGAGGATGTAGTTGGCAGCAGGTAGATTATTTGTTTCAATTAGAGCAGAAACAGCAACGAGTCCATGAGTTATTTGCTTCTTTTATCAAAGAGGAGTTTCCGCTTAAATCGATTCTTAGCTGCGATCAGATTTGGCGATATCGCAATAAGATGGAGTTTAGTTTTTCCCAAGATCGATCTGGGCAACAATTCTTAGGACTCATCTTAGCTGGTAGCAGAGGTCATGTATTTAATCTACAAGAATGTTGGTTGGTATCTGCATGGTTTTCATCAGTTGTTATTCAGGTGAGGCTATGGTGGAAACAAAGCGGTCTTGATGCTTATCGTTTAGATAATACAGGGTCTTTACGAACATTAATTGTACGGCAATCCCTAAATACATCTGATAAACTTGTGATGCTTACTGTTTCCGGTAGGCCAGAATATGCTTTAAATAAGCAGCAGATCCAGCAGTTTATTCAAGCGATCCTGCTTACAGCCTCTGAACCAGAAAGAATCAGTATCTTTTTGCGTATTCAGCAAGCAATCAAAGGGCAGCCCACTCAGTTTTTTGAAATGCATTTACATGGTCCAGATCATATGTTAGAGAGGCTTAACGTGGATGGTAAAGTTTTAACTTTTAAGATTAGCCCCACTTCTTTTTTTCAACCCAATCCGAAGCAAGCAGAAAAGTTGTTTTCCTCTGCGCTTCAAGCTATACAAGGTCCTAAAAAACATATTCTTGATCTCTATGCAGGAACTGCTACTTTATCCATTGTTTTTGCTAAAATAGCTGATAGGGTGACCGCTATAGAGCTAAATCCTCATGCTGTATTTGATGCTAAAGTGAATAAAGAATTAAATCATATTGAGAATCTTGAAATCATCTGTGGGGATGTAGGGCAAAAAGTACAGGAATTAAAAAACGATCCTGGCTTTATTCCTCCAGATTTGGTCATTGTTGATCCTCCTCGCACAGGATTAGATAACAAGACCATTGAATCTCTCTTAGAATTACGGGCTCAAGAAATTATTTACATTTCTTGCAATCCAACCACTCAAGCAAACGATATTCAATTGCTTATGCAAAAAGGATACCAATTAATATTACTTCAACCAGTAGATCAATTTCCTCATACAGTACACATTGAAATAATTGCTCTATTAAGACTTTTTTGA
- a CDS encoding histone, which produces MALKETIQRLLHQIADIRHDLEKAMEGNKAAAQRARTNTIRFSKTSKVFRKESVAAARSGMKKAARAEKAKSTKRAPVKKKAPARKKKR; this is translated from the coding sequence ATGGCATTAAAAGAGACAATCCAAAGATTATTACATCAAATTGCTGACATTCGGCATGATTTGGAAAAAGCAATGGAGGGGAACAAAGCAGCAGCTCAAAGAGCAAGAACTAATACAATTAGATTTTCTAAAACATCTAAGGTATTTCGTAAAGAGTCTGTGGCTGCTGCAAGATCTGGAATGAAAAAAGCAGCTAGAGCAGAAAAAGCAAAGAGCACAAAAAGAGCTCCTGTCAAGAAGAAAGCGCCAGCTCGCAAGAAAAAAAGATAA
- a CDS encoding aminotransferase class IV, which produces MNQSIYYINGSYVPESEAKLSVFDLSILRGFGVFDYLRTYKKRPFHLWDHLERLNYSAENLGLKIPCSLAEIARIIDSLIELNHLEEAGIKIIVTGGISPDQFTPQAASLIVLVFALTKYPKRFYIKGVSAITTSLARSFPKLKTTQYIPAIVTLHANHEAKEAIYLNQDRELLEATTSNFFCFKKNTLYTCNSDEILLGITREIILKLAASKFPIKFFPITYKELPTVDEAFITSSNKEIMPIVKIDHHPIGTGKVGIKTKELIQAFKKYTQQPKWTALSIPRHTVNK; this is translated from the coding sequence ATGAACCAATCTATTTATTATATAAATGGTAGCTATGTGCCAGAAAGCGAAGCCAAGCTTTCTGTTTTTGATCTCTCTATTCTAAGAGGATTTGGTGTTTTTGATTATTTACGCACTTATAAGAAACGCCCTTTTCATCTTTGGGATCATCTCGAAAGATTAAACTATTCTGCTGAAAACTTAGGGTTAAAAATCCCTTGTAGCTTAGCAGAAATTGCAAGAATTATCGATTCTCTAATCGAATTAAATCACTTAGAAGAAGCAGGGATTAAAATCATTGTAACAGGAGGAATTAGTCCTGATCAATTTACTCCTCAAGCAGCTTCTCTAATTGTTCTTGTCTTTGCTCTAACCAAGTATCCTAAACGCTTTTATATAAAGGGGGTTTCTGCAATTACTACTTCTTTAGCACGCAGTTTTCCGAAACTAAAAACAACCCAATATATTCCAGCAATCGTCACCCTACATGCAAACCATGAGGCAAAAGAAGCTATTTATTTAAATCAAGACCGAGAATTACTAGAAGCAACTACTAGTAATTTCTTCTGTTTTAAAAAAAACACATTATACACCTGTAACTCTGATGAAATATTGCTTGGCATTACTCGTGAGATTATTCTTAAACTAGCAGCTTCCAAGTTCCCTATTAAATTTTTTCCTATTACTTATAAAGAACTACCTACAGTCGATGAAGCCTTTATAACCTCTAGTAATAAAGAAATTATGCCTATTGTTAAAATCGATCATCATCCGATTGGAACAGGAAAAGTGGGAATAAAAACAAAAGAGCTGATCCAAGCCTTTAAAAAATATACCCAACAGCCTAAATGGACAGCTTTATCTATTCCAAGGCATACTGTAAATAAATAA
- a CDS encoding RNA recognition motif domain-containing protein, whose protein sequence is MNESNNKKKLYVGSLPFKTSEEELHNLFAPYGTIVSARIVVDRSNGDASKGFGFVEMENAEDAQRAAEALNGSLYEGRTLIVNEARPEQKTNFSRRDDRAGGGRSFGNDRSFRTRRDRG, encoded by the coding sequence ATGAACGAATCAAATAACAAAAAAAAGCTGTATGTAGGCAGCCTACCTTTTAAAACATCTGAAGAAGAGTTACATAACCTTTTTGCTCCATATGGCACTATCGTTTCTGCTCGCATTGTAGTAGATAGATCCAATGGTGATGCCTCAAAAGGCTTTGGTTTTGTTGAAATGGAAAACGCTGAAGATGCTCAACGCGCTGCAGAAGCATTAAACGGATCTTTATACGAGGGGCGCACTCTGATTGTAAACGAAGCACGTCCTGAACAAAAAACCAATTTCTCTCGCCGAGATGATCGAGCAGGTGGTGGTCGTTCTTTCGGTAATGATCGCTCTTTCCGTACTCGTCGTGATCGCGGTTAA
- a CDS encoding ABC-F family ATP-binding cassette domain-containing protein: protein MTLLLNSQSLSKSFGTKILFTDLSISVFTKDRLGLIGPNGSGKSTFLKILTGIENPDSGEVIPKKGLKIGYVPQSCEFPSIPVEQVLMDALAKENLTDYNKQLLVKTWLSKMEFNKKHPETAALLSGGWKKRLSLVQQLILSPDLLLLDEPTNHLDLEGILWLEKLLIKEISSYILVSHDRYFLQNVVNRLIEINSAYPKGILSIDGSYANFLEKKEQFLQGQIQQERSLASKARREESWLRQTPKARTTKAQSRINTAKEVFQNLTLVQDRNRQKKTDICFSATQRETNKLLVAKNLSKKMGDKTLFEHVNFTLSPKTRIGLMGPNGSGKTTLLRILAKELLPDLGTIKEADEIKIIYFDQHKTQIPNHITLKEALSPDGDYISFQGQSIHVNGWCKRFLFSPDLLNMPVGSLSGGEKARISIAHLMLKQADILLLDEPTNDLDIPTLESLEESLIDFPGAIVLITHDRCMLNRVCNCLLSLGDFNQTTLYPDYIQWQAAQKNTPLKSKENKQSSISKPKLPYLKQKEYQQIEKKIAVLEEEIKQFHQLLETTTDTNDLTEICTTIGLKENQVEQLYLCWQTLEQKE, encoded by the coding sequence ATGACCCTTCTTTTAAATTCCCAGTCTCTTTCTAAATCATTTGGGACTAAGATTCTATTTACCGATCTATCCATTAGCGTTTTTACTAAAGATCGCTTAGGACTCATTGGCCCCAATGGTTCTGGGAAGTCCACTTTTTTGAAAATTTTAACAGGGATAGAAAACCCCGATTCTGGAGAAGTTATTCCTAAAAAGGGGTTAAAAATTGGTTATGTTCCACAATCTTGCGAATTTCCCTCAATTCCTGTTGAGCAAGTTTTAATGGATGCTTTAGCAAAAGAAAATCTTACAGACTATAATAAACAACTACTTGTAAAAACCTGGCTTAGTAAAATGGAGTTTAACAAAAAACATCCAGAAACAGCAGCCTTGCTCTCAGGAGGTTGGAAAAAAAGACTTAGCTTAGTTCAACAGTTGATTTTATCCCCTGATCTTTTACTCCTTGATGAACCGACAAATCATTTAGATCTTGAAGGGATTCTCTGGTTAGAAAAACTTCTTATTAAAGAAATTTCTTCTTATATTTTGGTTAGTCATGACCGATATTTTTTACAAAACGTAGTCAATCGATTAATAGAAATCAATTCTGCTTATCCTAAAGGAATACTTTCCATCGACGGCTCTTATGCTAATTTCTTAGAGAAAAAAGAGCAATTTCTACAAGGTCAAATTCAACAAGAGCGCTCATTGGCTTCTAAAGCACGTAGAGAAGAAAGTTGGTTACGTCAAACTCCTAAGGCACGCACAACAAAAGCCCAATCAAGAATAAATACAGCAAAAGAAGTGTTCCAAAATTTAACTCTTGTTCAAGATAGAAACCGTCAAAAAAAAACAGATATTTGTTTTTCTGCAACTCAAAGAGAGACGAATAAACTGCTTGTAGCAAAAAACCTCTCTAAAAAAATGGGAGATAAAACTCTTTTTGAGCATGTGAACTTTACTTTGAGCCCTAAAACTCGCATTGGCTTAATGGGACCTAATGGTTCTGGAAAAACAACGCTTCTACGTATTCTTGCCAAAGAGCTTCTTCCTGATCTTGGAACTATTAAAGAAGCCGATGAGATTAAAATCATATATTTCGATCAACATAAAACACAAATTCCTAACCATATTACTCTCAAAGAAGCTCTTTCTCCTGATGGAGATTATATTTCATTTCAAGGACAATCGATCCATGTAAATGGGTGGTGCAAGCGATTTTTATTCTCACCTGATTTATTAAATATGCCTGTTGGCTCTCTTTCTGGTGGAGAAAAAGCACGAATCTCTATTGCACATCTTATGCTCAAGCAAGCAGATATTCTTTTATTAGATGAACCAACTAATGATCTAGACATTCCCACATTAGAAAGCTTAGAAGAGAGTTTAATTGACTTTCCTGGAGCTATTGTATTAATCACTCATGATCGTTGTATGCTGAACCGGGTTTGTAATTGCTTACTTAGTTTAGGAGACTTTAATCAAACCACCCTGTATCCAGATTACATTCAATGGCAAGCAGCCCAAAAAAACACGCCTCTTAAATCTAAAGAAAACAAACAATCCTCTATTTCTAAACCAAAACTCCCTTATTTAAAGCAAAAAGAATATCAGCAAATTGAAAAAAAAATTGCAGTTTTAGAAGAAGAAATTAAACAGTTTCATCAGTTGTTAGAAACAACAACAGACACAAATGATCTTACAGAGATTTGCACAACAATTGGCCTAAAGGAAAACCAAGTTGAACAACTCTACCTATGCTGGCAAACACTTGAACAGAAAGAATAA
- a CDS encoding YgaP family membrane protein, with amino-acid sequence MKKNIGSKDRLIRLGLAFILIACSIWKSSWLLLIFGVFTLLEALFSWCILYQILGKNSCPINHKK; translated from the coding sequence ATGAAAAAAAATATAGGATCTAAAGATCGACTCATTCGCTTAGGGTTAGCATTTATTCTCATAGCCTGCTCCATTTGGAAAAGCAGTTGGCTTTTGTTAATATTTGGTGTATTCACTCTACTAGAAGCTCTTTTTAGTTGGTGTATTTTATATCAGATTTTAGGGAAAAACAGCTGTCCTATCAATCATAAAAAATAA
- a CDS encoding NAD(P)/FAD-dependent oxidoreductase translates to MLYDLIILGGGASGIFAAINAKLTYPTANILLLEKNAVLLTKVRISGGGRCNVTHACFEPKQLIKNYPRGEKELLGPFHVFGPADTIKWFASKGVLFKTEADGRIFPQTDQSETIIQTLLQEAHKLSVIIKLTEHVEIIENKTSNFTIYTKKKEIYQTTNLLLATGSNSQGYRWAEQLGHTIQKPVPSLFTFNVPSSSLKDLSGVSIPSVRLQILGTKLIQEGAILITHFGFSGPAILKLSAWGSKYLHEQNYQTQLMINWVTLSKEEVFAKLQEAKTRFPHKTLLQENLFDLPKNLWKAFLEILDISYKQLFTEISLQHLKNLAQKLTKDCYQIEGKTLHKQEFVTCGGVTLKEVNFKTMQSKICSRLFFAGEILDIDGITGGFNFQNAWTTGYIAGKSSLQAASSKELISDSS, encoded by the coding sequence ATGCTCTATGATTTGATTATTCTAGGAGGAGGAGCTTCTGGTATTTTTGCAGCCATTAATGCTAAGCTAACTTATCCAACAGCAAATATTCTCCTACTTGAAAAAAATGCCGTTTTACTTACAAAGGTACGCATTTCCGGAGGAGGAAGATGCAATGTAACGCATGCTTGCTTTGAGCCCAAACAACTGATTAAAAATTATCCTAGAGGAGAAAAAGAACTTCTTGGTCCTTTTCATGTTTTTGGACCAGCTGATACAATAAAATGGTTTGCATCTAAAGGAGTACTTTTTAAAACAGAGGCTGATGGTCGTATTTTTCCTCAAACAGACCAATCGGAAACAATCATTCAGACCTTATTACAAGAAGCTCATAAATTATCAGTAATCATTAAGCTAACAGAACATGTTGAGATAATCGAAAATAAGACCTCTAATTTTACCATTTACACAAAAAAAAAAGAGATCTATCAAACCACAAATCTTCTACTAGCTACAGGTAGCAACTCTCAAGGTTATAGATGGGCAGAACAGTTAGGTCATACTATTCAAAAGCCAGTTCCTTCACTATTTACCTTTAATGTTCCCTCTTCTTCCTTAAAAGATTTAAGTGGAGTCTCTATTCCTTCTGTTCGTCTGCAAATTCTAGGAACAAAACTCATTCAAGAAGGCGCTATTTTAATTACACATTTTGGTTTTAGCGGCCCTGCTATTTTAAAACTATCTGCTTGGGGATCCAAATATTTACATGAACAGAACTATCAAACTCAGTTAATGATTAATTGGGTAACTCTTTCCAAAGAAGAAGTTTTTGCTAAATTACAAGAAGCAAAGACACGCTTTCCCCATAAAACACTTTTACAAGAAAATTTATTTGATTTACCTAAAAATCTATGGAAGGCCTTTTTAGAAATATTGGACATTTCTTATAAACAACTCTTTACAGAAATTTCTTTGCAACACTTAAAAAATCTTGCTCAGAAACTTACTAAAGATTGTTACCAGATTGAGGGGAAAACACTCCATAAGCAAGAATTTGTCACTTGTGGAGGAGTCACTTTAAAAGAAGTAAATTTTAAAACAATGCAAAGTAAAATATGCTCTCGGCTTTTTTTTGCAGGAGAAATTCTTGATATTGATGGGATCACAGGTGGATTTAATTTTCAAAATGCTTGGACAACAGGTTACATTGCAGGAAAATCTTCTCTTCAAGCCGCATCTTCAAAAGAGTTGATTTCTGATTCTTCATAG